The sequence TTAAGGCCTATCAACACACCGGCATCCATAAAGGTTCTGAAAGGATGTTCAGCATAGGAGGACACTGTCGAAGTATGCAAGTTGCTGGTTGGGCAAGATTCTATACCAATACGGTGTTTAGCCAGATATTCCATCAGCTTAGGATCGTGAATCGCATTCACCCCATGGCCGATACGTGTCGCCCCCAGCTCCTGAATCGCCTGCCACATACTTTGTGAACCCGCCGCCTCTCCCGCATGGGCAGTGATAGCTAATCCCGCGTCACGCACTCGCTTAAAGTGCTCATTAAATAATTCGCCAGGGAAACCTAACTCATCGCCGGCTAAGTCCATTGCAACCAAATGTTGTTTATGGGCGAGCAAACCTTCAAGCTCCTGAGTGCAAGCGGGTTGGCCGAAGGAGCGCGACATAATCCCGATAAGATTAATGTTAACTTGGTAATCTTTCAGACCGGCTTTAACCCCATCGATAACCGCTTCAACCACGCCTTCAATCGGTAGCTTATGGTTCATCGCCATGTAATATGGGCTAAAACGCAGCTCCGCATAATCAAGGCCAGATAACGCCGCATCGGCCACGTTTTCATAAGCGATACGTTTGACGGCATCTAAATCAGCCAGAACTGCCACCATCCAATCAAGCTTTTTTAAGAAGGCAACTAGGCTGGTTTCTTTCCCCTGAATTTGTACAAACGGCGCGAGAGTCTCTAAAGAATCGGCAGGTAAAGCAATGCCGTGTTGGTGTCCGAGCTCCCAAATGGTGTTCACTCGCACGTTACCATCTAAGTGACGATGCAAATCCACCAATGGAATGGATGTATTGATCATAATTAACCCCTATGTGAACTACCCAGCCAATGCTTTTGTTATTTGGTCTAGGGCGGACCCTAAGTTTAACACGCATTCTTTAATGGCACTGAGGGATTTAAATTCACATTCAGTCACAATTCCGCTTAATATGCGTACAAGAATCTGCGCAAGACCTCAGGCATAATGACTTCAATAACAACGAAAATATCCGAGATAAATCATGCATAAACTCTTTACCCCTAGCTTACTCATTTGCGTCCTGAGCGCCTGTAGCACGGCTAAGCCCCCTGCAGAATCCGCCAGCCAAACAGCGGTGGCAATAACGCAATCCTCAGTCAAGACGATGGCCCCCGCACTACAAGCGATAGTGGATCAAAGCTGGCAACTCCAACTCAGTGCCAGCCCAGAAATGGCCTATGGAATGGGCGATAAGAGCGCCGCAGGTAAATTGCAAGATCTGTCCCCAGAAGCCTTAGCCAAGCTCAATCAAGGTCAGATAGCGATTTTGGTCCAATTGAAAGCACTGGATCGCAGTAAGCTGAGTAAAGAAGATAAAATCAATGCTCAAATCCTTGAGGATCAACTACAAAACGAAGTCGACCTGTATAAGTACAAGGATTACTACCTACCAATCACCGCAGAAAGTGGCTTCCACGCCTACATATCCTCCATTGCTCAAGGACGCTTCAACACCCAAGAGGATTATCAAAACTATCTGGATAAACTTAAAGCGCTGCCAAATTACTTTGCCCAGCAAACCTATTGGTTAAAGCAAGGATTAAAGGAAGGAATTACCCCACCCAAAGCGACCCTTAAAGGATTTGAAAACAGCATTAGCGCTTATATTTTACCGGTAGAGAAAAGCAGTTATTTCAAGCCTTTTACTCAGTACCCAAACCATTTCACCGAGGCGCAAAAAGCTCAGTTAACGCAACAAGGTCGAGCCTTGGTCGAACAAAATGTAATCCCGACCTATCAGGCTTTTTATGATTTTATGACTCAGGAATATATGCCCAACACTCGGGACAATATTGCTGCTAATAGTCTACCCAATGGGGATGCTTTTTATGAAAACCGTGTTCGATACTACACAACCTTAGATATCACTTCGGCAGAAGTGCATGAACTCGGCTTAAAAGAAGTAAAGCGCATTCGCCAGGAAATGGAGCAAGTCATTAAGTCTGTGGGCTTTAAAGGCAGCTTTGCCGACTTTTTGTATTTCTTAAGAACCGATCCCCAGTTTTATGCAACCAGTGCGGATCAACTCCTGAAAGAAGCAGCGTTTATTGCCAAAAAGGCCGATGCCACGTTACCAAAGTATTTTGGTAAATTACCGCGAAAACCCTATGGTATCGCCCCCGTACCCGCCGAAATCGCGCCTAAATATACCTCTGGCCGTTACTCTGGTTCGAATCGTGACGATGAACCCGGTTACTACTGGGTCAATACCTACGCCTTAGATAAACGCCCACTCTATGAACTAGAGGCATTAACCCTGCACGAAGCCGTACCAGGACACCATCTACAGATTTCACTCAATTCTGAACTAAGCTCACAGCCAGATTTTCGCCGCTACAGCTATATTTCTGCCTTTGGCGAAGGCTGGGGATTGTATAGCGAATACTTGGGATTAGAAGCGGGATTTTATCAAGATCCTTACAGCAATTTTGGTCGCCTCACCTATGAGATGTGGCGCGCAGCCCGCCTAGTTGTCGATACAGGCATGCATGCTCAGGGGTGGAGTCGTGAGCAAGCCATTGAGTTTATGGCAAATAATACAGCATTATCACTCCACAATGTGACCACTGAGATTGACCGCTACATTACTTGGCCAGGGCAAGCACTCTCCTACAAGATTGGTGAACTCACCATAAAACGCTTACGCGCCAAAGCAGAGCAAGCCTTAGGCGATAAATTTGATATTCGTGCTTTCCATGATGCAGTATTAGAAAATGGCTCTGTGCCGATGTCAGTGCTTGAACAACAGATAAACGACTTTATTGAAGCGAAAAAAGCCGCGATTTAATGTCATCCTAGGGAGTCAGTATTTTCAGGCTCCCTTTCCTGACACCCTAGGTTCTCTGTTACACTCTAACGAACCTTTTGCCAGAGATACGCGACAGAGAATGAGCCAAACGCCATCAGTTTTTTCAACGGAACACGATTTAAATACCTCTGAACAGCAAGCCTTTTGGCAAACCGTTGTCCAAGACACACTCAACACGCCCGATGGATTAACCTTGGCCTATATGATGGTTAAGCATCCTAAAGCCCATGCCAGCATAGTCATCAGCAGTGGCCGCGTGGAATCCTACCTAAAGTATCAAGAGTTGATTTTTGACTTGTATCAGCAAGGCTACTCGGTGTTTGCTATCGACCACCGCGGTCAAGGATTATCGAGTCGAATGACCGCAAATCCCCATCAAGGACATGTACGGAGATTTAATGACTACATTGATGATTTTGCGCTGTTTATGCAAACGGTTGTGCTTAAACACGCCACCTCACCACTGTTCTTACTTGGGCACTCTATGGGCGGTGCCATCGGCACCT comes from Shewanella oneidensis MR-1 and encodes:
- the add gene encoding adenosine deaminase, translated to MINTSIPLVDLHRHLDGNVRVNTIWELGHQHGIALPADSLETLAPFVQIQGKETSLVAFLKKLDWMVAVLADLDAVKRIAYENVADAALSGLDYAELRFSPYYMAMNHKLPIEGVVEAVIDGVKAGLKDYQVNINLIGIMSRSFGQPACTQELEGLLAHKQHLVAMDLAGDELGFPGELFNEHFKRVRDAGLAITAHAGEAAGSQSMWQAIQELGATRIGHGVNAIHDPKLMEYLAKHRIGIESCPTSNLHTSTVSSYAEHPFRTFMDAGVLIGLNTDDPGVSAIDIKHEYRIAKFELGLSDAELAQVQRNGVEMAFLSESERKALYAAKA
- a CDS encoding DUF885 domain-containing protein, encoding MHKLFTPSLLICVLSACSTAKPPAESASQTAVAITQSSVKTMAPALQAIVDQSWQLQLSASPEMAYGMGDKSAAGKLQDLSPEALAKLNQGQIAILVQLKALDRSKLSKEDKINAQILEDQLQNEVDLYKYKDYYLPITAESGFHAYISSIAQGRFNTQEDYQNYLDKLKALPNYFAQQTYWLKQGLKEGITPPKATLKGFENSISAYILPVEKSSYFKPFTQYPNHFTEAQKAQLTQQGRALVEQNVIPTYQAFYDFMTQEYMPNTRDNIAANSLPNGDAFYENRVRYYTTLDITSAEVHELGLKEVKRIRQEMEQVIKSVGFKGSFADFLYFLRTDPQFYATSADQLLKEAAFIAKKADATLPKYFGKLPRKPYGIAPVPAEIAPKYTSGRYSGSNRDDEPGYYWVNTYALDKRPLYELEALTLHEAVPGHHLQISLNSELSSQPDFRRYSYISAFGEGWGLYSEYLGLEAGFYQDPYSNFGRLTYEMWRAARLVVDTGMHAQGWSREQAIEFMANNTALSLHNVTTEIDRYITWPGQALSYKIGELTIKRLRAKAEQALGDKFDIRAFHDAVLENGSVPMSVLEQQINDFIEAKKAAI